Proteins encoded by one window of Rutidosis leptorrhynchoides isolate AG116_Rl617_1_P2 chromosome 7, CSIRO_AGI_Rlap_v1, whole genome shotgun sequence:
- the LOC139860498 gene encoding coronatine-insensitive protein 1-like codes for MINDENGENWLQELSTGIEKLCFQGLKYDLKDLEFVAKNCKHLISVKIDAKYDYIDLVGFFSYAVNLVEFAGGKFINQHKDEYKSFMFPESVKQLSISCTIDAKFILPFAHLITKLYCSSVYKASDFQLIKSCRNLKVLHLPNDIKDQELQDITIYCKNLRTLIVISPKVSHNGVIHIAKHCVELECLHIGAINMTNRVMRFIGKNMRKLKDFELYLWQKKNVPALDNGVRSLLIRCDKLEMLSIFSQLDGGWLTDKGLGFIGKYGCNLRYLFLGNINVKESDAGVMELSKLGYRCVCLHDYNNKEAINIYDRRI; via the coding sequence ATGATTAATGATGAAAATGGTGAAAATTGGTTACAGGAACTGAGCAcaggaattgaaaagttatgttTTCAGGGTTTAAAGTATGATTTAAAAGATCTTGAATTTGTTGCAAAAAATTGCAAGCACCTAATTTCAGTTAAGATAGATGCAAAATATGATTATATTGATCTTGTGGGATTTTTTAGTTACGCGGTTAATCTAGTAGAATTCGCTGGTGGTAAATTTATCAATCAACATAAGGATGAATATAAGAGTTTTATGTTTCCTGAGAGTGTGAAGCAATTGTCGATAAGCTGCACAATTGATGCAAAGTTTATTCTTCCGTTTGCACATTTGATAACGAAATTATATTGTAGTTCTGTTTATAAAGCCAGCGATTTTCAGTTGATTAAGAGTTGTCGTAACTTGAAAGTACTACATTTGCCGAATGACATTAAGGATCAAGAATTGCAAGACATCACTATTTATTGCAAGAATTTGAGAACGCTTATTGTTATTTCGCCTAAGGTGTCACATAATGGGGTTATTCATATCGCAAAACATTGTGTTGAGTTAGAATGTTTACATATTGGTGCCATTAATATGACGAATAGAGTTATGAGGTTTATTGGAAAGAATATGAGAAAGCTTAAGGATTTTGAATTGTATCTTTGGCAAAAGAAAAATGTACCAGCACTAGACAATGGTGTCCGGTCTTTGTTAATTCGTTGCGATAAACTTGAAATGCTAAGTATATTTTCTCAGCTTGATGGTGGGTGGTTGACGGATAAAGGTCTCGGGTTTATTGGGAAGTATGGTTGTAATTTGAGGTATCTTTTTCTTGGAAATATTAATGTAAAAGAATCAGATGCAGGTGTTATGGAGCTGTCAAAATTGGGATATCGATGTGTATGTCTGCATGATTATAACAACAAGGAAGCGATTAATATATATGACCGTAGAATTTAA